Proteins from a genomic interval of Medicago truncatula cultivar Jemalong A17 chromosome 3, MtrunA17r5.0-ANR, whole genome shotgun sequence:
- the LOC11424998 gene encoding probable glucan 1,3-alpha-glucosidase: MTNQTLRFTLLLLLCTTVFSWKKDEFRNCNQTPFCKRARSRSPGSSDLIATHVTISDGDLTANLIPKSQPDSSKPLLLTLSVHQDGILRLIIDENEHSSSKKRFHVPDVVVSQFANTKLWLPRINSEDLNGPSSSVYLSDGYSAVIRHDPFELFIRDDNSGDRVISINSHGLFDFEQLREKNEDENWEESFRTHTDKRPYGPQSISFDVSFYDADFVYGIPERATSLALKPTRGPNVEESEPYRLFNLDVFEYIHDSPFGLYGSIPFMLSHGKGRGTNGFFWLNAAEMQIDVLASGWDAESGISLPTSQNRIDTMWMSEAGVVDAFFFVGPRPKDVLRQYAAVTGGSALPQMFAVAYHQCRWNYRDEEDVKNVDAKFDEYDIPYDVLWLDIEHTDGKRYFTWDRVLFPNPEEMQKKLDGKGRRMVTIVDPHIKRDENFHLHKEASEKGYYTKDSSGNDFDGWCWPGSSSYPDTLNPEIRSWWADKFSYQSYVGSTPSLYIWNDMNEPSVFNGPEVTMPRDALHYGGVEHRELHNAYGYYFHMATSEGLLKRGEGKDRPFVLSRALFAGSQRYGAIWTGDNSADWDHLRVSVPMVLTLGLTGMSFSGADVGGFFGNPDPELLVRWYQLGAYYPFFRAHAHHDTKRREPWLFGERKTELIRDAIHVRYALLPYYYTLFREANTTGVPVARPLWMEFPSDEATFSNDEAFMVGSSILVQGIYTERAKHASVYLPGKQSWYDLRTGTVYKGGVTHKLDVTEESIPAFQRAGTILTRKDRFRRSSSQMTNDPFTLVVALNSSQAAEGELYIDDGSSFGFLEGAFIHRRFIFANGKLSSVDLAPTSGGNVRHTSDVVIERIIVLGHAHGSKNALIETSNQKVDIELGPLWVQRAHSPAFMTIRKPNVRVAEDWTIKIL; encoded by the exons ATGACTAACCAAACGCTGCGTTTCAcactccttcttcttctctgcACCACCGTCTTCTCCTGGAAGAAAGATGAATTCCGTAACTGCAACCAAACCCCATTCTGCAAACGCGCTCGATCTCGCTCCCCCGGTTCCTCTGACCTCATCGCCACCCACGTCACCATCTCCGACGGTGATCTCACCGCTAACCTAATCCCCAAATCCCAACCCGATTCATCAAAACCCTTACTCCTCACTCTCTCCGTTCATCAAGACGGAATCCTCCGTCTCATCATCGACGAAAACGAACACTCTTCCTCCAAGAAACGCTTCCACGTCCCCGACGTCGTCGTTTCTCAATTCGCCAACACCAAACTCTGGCTTCCTCGCATCAATTCAGAAGATCTAAACGGTCCTTCTTCTTCTGTCTACCTCTCCGACGGTTACTCCGCTGTAATCCGTCACGATCCTTTTGAGCTTTTCATCCGCGACGATAACTCTGGTGACCGGGTAATTTCCATTAACTCACACGGTTTATTCGATTTTGAACAGTTGAGAGAGAAAAACGAAGATGAAAATTGGGAAGAGAGTTTCCGAACACATACCGATAAAAGACCATACGGTCCTCAATCGATTAGCTTCGATGTTTCGTTCTATGATGCTGATTTTGTTTATGGTATTCCCGAACGTGCTACCAGTCTTGCTTTGAAACCTACCAGAGGGCCTAATGTTGAAGAATCTGAACCTTATAGGTTATTCAATTTGGATGTTTTTGAATATATTCATGATTCGCCCTTTGGACTTTACGGTTCGATTCCGTTCATGCTTTCTCACGGTAAGGGGAGGGGGACTAATGGTTTTTTCTGGCTGAACGCCGCGGAGATGCAAATTGATGTTCTTGCCTCTGGTTGGGATGCTGAGTCGGGGATTTCGCTTCCTACTTCGCAGAATAGGATTGATACTATGTGGATGAGTGAAGCTGGTGTTGTTGAtgcttttttctttgttgggCCGCGGCCGAAAGATGTTTTGAGACAGTATGCTGCTGTGACGGGAGGTTCGGCATTGCCTCAGATGTTTGCGGTGGCTTATCATCAGTGTCGGTGGAATTATCGTGATGAGGAGGATGTTAAGAATGTTGATGCAAAGTTCGATGAATATGATATTCCTTATGATGTTTTGTGGCTTGATATTGAACATACTGACGGGAAGAGGTATTTTACTTGGGATAGAGTTCTTTTCCCTAATCCTGAGGAGATGCAGAAGAAATTGGATGGTAAGGGAAGGCGCATGGTTACCATCGTGGATCCTCATATTAAGAGAGATGAGAATTTTCATCTGCATAAGGAGGCGTCAGAGAAAGGGTATTACACTAAGGATTCCAGTGGGAATGATTTTGATGGTTGGTGCTGGCCTGGTTCTTCGTCTTACCCGGATACTTTGAACCCCGAAATTAGGTCATGGTGGGCTGATAAGTTTTCTTATCAAAGTTATGTGGGTTCAACTCCTTCACTTTACATATGGAATGATATGAACGAACCTTCTGTCTTTAATGGTCCTGAG GTGACAATGCCTAGAGATGCCTTACATTATGGAGGTGTGGAACATCGGGAGTTGCATAATGCCTATGGGTATTACTTCCACATGGCAACATCTGAAGGGCTATTGAAGCGTGGTGAAGGGAAAGACAGGCCATTTGTTTTGTCAAGAGCATTGTTTGCCGGAAGTCAAAGGTATGGTGCAATTTGGACTGGCGATAACTCTGCCGATTGGGATCACCTTAGAGTTTCCGTTCCTATGGTTTTGACCCTCGGTCTTACCGGGATGTCATTCTCTG GTGCTGATGTTGGTGGGTTTTTTGGGAATCCGGATCCTGAGTTATTGGTCCGCTGGTACCAGTTAGGAGCTTACTATCCTTTCTTTAGGGCCCATGCCCATCACGACACAAAAAGACGAGAACCATGGTTGTTTGG AGAACGAAAAACAGAATTAATTAGGGATGCTATACATGTTCGTTATGCACTTCTCCCATATTACTACACATTATTCAGGGAGGCTAACACTACTGGCGTTCCTGTGGCTCGCCCATTATGGATGGAATTCCCATCTGATGAAGCTACTTTTAGCAATGATGAAGCTTTCATGGTCGGGAGCAGTATTTTAGTGCAAGGGATCTATACTGAG CGAGCCAAGCATGCATCAGTCTATCTGCCTGGAAAACAATCGTGGTATGATCTAAGAACTGGAACTGTGTACAAGGGAGGGGTGACACACAAGTTAGATGTTACAGAGGAGAGCATTCCTGCTTTCCAGAGAGCTGGAACCATTCTAACGAGGAAGGACCGGTTTCGGCGAAGTTCCAGTCAGATGACAAATGATCCCTTCACTCTG GTTGTAGCTCTGAATAGTTCCCAAGCAGCTGAAGGTGAATTGTACATTGATGATGGCAGCAGTTTTGGTTTTCTAGAAGGTGCCTTTATCCATAGAcgttttatttttgcaaatggGAAACTTTCTTCTGTAGACCTGGCACCTACTTCTGGTGGAAATGTTCGTCATACATCAGATGTTGTTATTGAGAGGATTATCGTGCTAGGTCATGCTCATGGCTCAAAGAATGCACTGATTGAGACCTCAAATCAAAAAGTTGATATAGAACTTGGACCGCTTTGGGTTCAAAGGGCACATTCACCAGCTTTCATGACCATACGTAAACCCAATGTCCGTGTTGCAGAAGATTGGACTATCAAAATTTTGTAA
- the LOC11435044 gene encoding uncharacterized protein isoform X2: protein MSGVSVATAPPTAPQTPGTKANQRSEAPSAGGMMGSLRVIELQLVAFILVFSASGLVPLLDLVFPALASAYILALARYAFPSSPSTTSNSQQQEIFQVSSMFRMYIIVGTTIGLFLPLAYVLGGFARGDQHAVRSATPHLFLLSFQILTENIISSLSLFSPPVRALVPMIYTIRRIFVDIDWINDVWLNKTFPANARFQDTAWYWFGKGLAVANLAYFSINLCVFLIPRFLPRAFERYFQERGEIYAKSAEDKRSVSLNKPQLSEKKMD, encoded by the exons ATGTCTGGTGTATCTGTAGCAACAGCTCCTCCAACAGCACCACAAACTCCAGGCACAAAAGCAAACCAGCGATCAGAAGCACCTTCTGCAGGTGGAATGATGGGTTCATTACGTGTAATAGAGCTTCAACTTGTAGCATTCATATTAGTTTTCTCAGCAAGTGGTCTTGTTCCTCTTCTTGATCTAGTTTTTCCAGCTCTTGCCTCTGCATACATCTTAGCACTTGCACGTTACGCATTTCCATCATCTCCTTCTACTACATCAAATTCACAACAACAAGAGATTTTCCAAGTAAGTAGCATGTTCAGAATGTATATTATTGTTGGAACAACTATTGGCTTGTTTTTGCCACTAGCTTATGTTCTTGGAGGGTTTGCAAGAGGTGATCAACATGCTGTGCGTTCTGCAACACCGCATCTTTTCTTGCTTTCTTTTCAGATATTGACTGAGAATATTATTAGCAGTTTGTCTCTATTTTCACCACCTGTTAGAGCTTTGGTTCCTATGATTTATACTATTAGAAGGATctttgttgatattgattggATCAATGATGTTTGGCTTAACAAGACTTTTCCCGCTAATGCACGCTTTCAG GACACAGCATGGTATTGGTTTGGGAAGGGTCTAGCGGTGGCGAATCTGGCTTATTTCTCAATCAATCTATGTGTATTCTTGATACCAAGGTTCCTTCCAAGAGCTTTTGAGAGGTATTTCCAAGAAAGAGGAGAGATTTATGCCAAGAGTGCAGAAGATAAGCGATCTGTGTCTCTCAACAAACCCCAATTATCAGAGAAGAAGATGGATTAA
- the LOC11435044 gene encoding uncharacterized protein isoform X1, with protein MVYLLFTKFWIITNSYSNAFLFFEPTILPLLFSSFHFHFEKKMSGVSVATAPPTAPQTPGTKANQRSEAPSAGGMMGSLRVIELQLVAFILVFSASGLVPLLDLVFPALASAYILALARYAFPSSPSTTSNSQQQEIFQVSSMFRMYIIVGTTIGLFLPLAYVLGGFARGDQHAVRSATPHLFLLSFQILTENIISSLSLFSPPVRALVPMIYTIRRIFVDIDWINDVWLNKTFPANARFQDTAWYWFGKGLAVANLAYFSINLCVFLIPRFLPRAFERYFQERGEIYAKSAEDKRSVSLNKPQLSEKKMD; from the exons ATGGTTTATCTTTTGTTCACCAAATTTTGGATCATCACAAACTCCTACTCCAAcgcctttcttttttttgaaccaacaattcttcctcttctcttctcatcatttcattttcactt TGAAAAGAAGATGTCTGGTGTATCTGTAGCAACAGCTCCTCCAACAGCACCACAAACTCCAGGCACAAAAGCAAACCAGCGATCAGAAGCACCTTCTGCAGGTGGAATGATGGGTTCATTACGTGTAATAGAGCTTCAACTTGTAGCATTCATATTAGTTTTCTCAGCAAGTGGTCTTGTTCCTCTTCTTGATCTAGTTTTTCCAGCTCTTGCCTCTGCATACATCTTAGCACTTGCACGTTACGCATTTCCATCATCTCCTTCTACTACATCAAATTCACAACAACAAGAGATTTTCCAAGTAAGTAGCATGTTCAGAATGTATATTATTGTTGGAACAACTATTGGCTTGTTTTTGCCACTAGCTTATGTTCTTGGAGGGTTTGCAAGAGGTGATCAACATGCTGTGCGTTCTGCAACACCGCATCTTTTCTTGCTTTCTTTTCAGATATTGACTGAGAATATTATTAGCAGTTTGTCTCTATTTTCACCACCTGTTAGAGCTTTGGTTCCTATGATTTATACTATTAGAAGGATctttgttgatattgattggATCAATGATGTTTGGCTTAACAAGACTTTTCCCGCTAATGCACGCTTTCAG GACACAGCATGGTATTGGTTTGGGAAGGGTCTAGCGGTGGCGAATCTGGCTTATTTCTCAATCAATCTATGTGTATTCTTGATACCAAGGTTCCTTCCAAGAGCTTTTGAGAGGTATTTCCAAGAAAGAGGAGAGATTTATGCCAAGAGTGCAGAAGATAAGCGATCTGTGTCTCTCAACAAACCCCAATTATCAGAGAAGAAGATGGATTAA